Proteins encoded together in one Thermomonospora curvata DSM 43183 window:
- a CDS encoding S8 family serine peptidase, producing the protein MPDEPPHREDLGGPGGRFTVVLTRVTATLAFVTLIAAAVVPVVMLRESDASPAARPGRSEPPAVGAMQAAAATDQVRGRQWYLNALRVPKAWRWGKGEGVTVAVLDTGVDGRHRDLIGQVTNGPDYTGRTRRPGGRYWGGHGTAMAGIIAGHGNGPAASAGIMGIAPQAKILSIRVTWENDDPLRRSGALDGRNRDAVARGIRYAVDQGADIINMSLGGGRSYYNGSSSEEAAIKYALSKGVVLIASAGNDGTGANRKNFPAAYPGVIAVGAVDRRLQTWPETNRNSYVSVCAPGVDIISTAPGNRYVLGTGTSPSSAIVAGVAALIRSRYPQLTPEQVRQALIRGSIPRAGTGVCARSLDAVRAVYAAHQINKTAHGATPAPTGDATSTPAPAAEPASAEEPGVVLWSILGGGALLVVVGVVLGWRQRRRPEESGAEPSREPAMAVAGAAPPDAPARPAEPLAAGSPRPGRFALEPERPGRDGGHGTFGAPAEPPWATPAPASSPAEETGAAAGSLTRSSAQDPHPATGPSGNGGRHSPDLDDLHPFSPSGERTQPAASGDSPPFGTGLPPEPPGRGASFAALDEDPLSTGFSGRFGTRSGNGDPSASFAWEDWRNRPEEPAASDADAGPASRTPRAETTGSFRENSAASAPWEEKPSARSVRPDSPDPEERPAAPADLPQGDPGSRTAPIPKVDPQHLSWLPPDDDDSTGRPVPPEEEPTGALPTVSPSAADLLSAGRPVPLEDEPTSALPAVSLTEADAPVPLEEAATSALPVVSASASDAPVPLEEAATSTLPKVPPRAADPGEGDDPWRSSEDGERRPSWW; encoded by the coding sequence GCTGATCGCGGCCGCGGTCGTCCCCGTGGTGATGCTGCGGGAATCCGACGCCTCCCCCGCGGCCCGGCCCGGGCGCAGCGAGCCGCCCGCCGTGGGCGCGATGCAGGCCGCCGCCGCCACCGACCAGGTCCGCGGGCGGCAGTGGTACCTGAACGCGCTGCGCGTCCCCAAGGCCTGGCGCTGGGGCAAGGGCGAGGGCGTCACCGTCGCGGTGCTCGACACCGGAGTGGACGGCCGGCACCGGGACCTGATCGGCCAGGTCACCAACGGCCCCGACTACACCGGCCGCACCCGCCGTCCCGGAGGCAGGTACTGGGGCGGGCACGGCACCGCGATGGCCGGCATCATCGCCGGGCACGGCAACGGCCCGGCCGCATCGGCCGGGATCATGGGCATCGCCCCCCAGGCCAAGATCCTGTCCATCCGGGTGACCTGGGAGAACGACGATCCGCTGCGGCGCAGCGGCGCACTGGACGGCCGCAACCGCGACGCCGTCGCCCGGGGCATCAGGTACGCGGTGGACCAGGGCGCCGACATCATCAACATGTCGCTGGGCGGCGGCCGGTCCTACTACAACGGCAGCTCCAGCGAGGAGGCGGCGATCAAATACGCCCTCTCCAAGGGCGTCGTGCTGATCGCCTCGGCCGGCAACGATGGGACCGGCGCCAACCGCAAGAACTTCCCCGCCGCCTACCCCGGCGTGATCGCGGTCGGGGCGGTGGACCGGCGGCTGCAGACCTGGCCGGAGACCAACCGCAACTCCTATGTGTCGGTGTGCGCGCCCGGCGTGGACATCATCAGCACCGCCCCCGGCAACCGGTACGTGCTGGGCACCGGCACCAGCCCGTCGTCGGCCATCGTCGCGGGCGTGGCCGCGCTGATCCGCTCCCGCTACCCGCAGCTGACCCCCGAACAGGTCCGCCAGGCGCTGATCCGCGGCTCCATCCCGCGCGCCGGCACGGGCGTGTGCGCCAGGTCGCTGGACGCGGTGCGCGCCGTCTACGCCGCCCACCAGATCAACAAGACGGCGCACGGCGCCACCCCGGCCCCCACGGGCGACGCCACCTCCACCCCGGCTCCCGCCGCCGAGCCGGCATCGGCCGAGGAGCCCGGGGTCGTGCTGTGGAGCATCCTCGGCGGCGGCGCGCTGCTGGTCGTGGTCGGGGTGGTGCTCGGCTGGCGGCAGCGGCGCCGCCCGGAGGAGAGCGGCGCCGAGCCGTCCCGGGAACCGGCGATGGCCGTCGCGGGCGCGGCCCCGCCGGACGCCCCGGCGCGGCCGGCCGAGCCCTTGGCCGCCGGGTCCCCTCGCCCCGGTCGTTTCGCCCTGGAGCCGGAGCGGCCGGGCCGGGACGGCGGGCACGGCACCTTTGGCGCGCCCGCCGAGCCGCCGTGGGCGACCCCCGCGCCGGCGTCGTCCCCGGCGGAGGAGACGGGCGCCGCTGCGGGCTCCCTCACCCGCTCGTCCGCGCAGGACCCCCACCCGGCGACCGGGCCGTCCGGCAACGGCGGCCGGCACTCCCCGGACCTGGACGACCTTCATCCGTTCTCTCCGAGCGGCGAGCGGACGCAGCCGGCCGCCTCCGGCGACTCCCCGCCCTTCGGCACGGGCCTGCCGCCCGAGCCGCCCGGTCGGGGCGCGTCCTTCGCCGCCCTGGACGAGGACCCGTTGAGCACCGGTTTCAGCGGCCGGTTCGGCACCAGGTCCGGCAACGGCGATCCGTCCGCCTCGTTCGCCTGGGAGGACTGGCGCAACCGGCCCGAAGAGCCCGCCGCTTCGGACGCCGACGCCGGACCCGCCTCGCGCACTCCCCGCGCGGAGACCACCGGCTCCTTCCGGGAGAACTCCGCCGCGTCGGCGCCGTGGGAGGAGAAGCCCTCCGCTCGTTCCGTCCGGCCGGATAGCCCGGACCCTGAAGAGCGGCCGGCCGCCCCGGCGGACCTCCCCCAAGGAGATCCGGGCTCGCGCACCGCCCCGATCCCCAAGGTGGACCCGCAGCACCTGTCCTGGCTGCCGCCGGACGATGACGACTCCACCGGCAGGCCGGTCCCGCCGGAGGAGGAGCCCACCGGCGCGCTGCCGACCGTCTCCCCCTCGGCCGCCGATCTGCTGTCCGCCGGCCGGCCGGTCCCGCTGGAGGACGAGCCGACCAGCGCGCTGCCGGCCGTCTCCCTGACGGAGGCCGACGCGCCGGTCCCCTTGGAGGAGGCGGCCACCAGTGCGCTGCCGGTGGTCTCCGCGTCGGCCTCCGACGCGCCGGTCCCGTTGGAGGAGGCGGCGACCAGCACGTTGCCGAAGGTGCCCCCACGGGCCGCCGACCCCGGCGAGGGCGACGACCCTTGGCGCTCGTCAGAGGACGGGGAGCGGCGGCCGTCGTGGTGGTGA